One region of Oxalobacteraceae bacterium OTU3CAMAD1 genomic DNA includes:
- a CDS encoding DUF5597 domain-containing protein: MRAPTRRAALTCAFALFLLEGGAALAANSVPYLRKQGTATQLMVNDQPFLVLAGELHNSSASHLPYLNKLWPALKGAELNTVLAPVQWDQIEPVEGRFDFTVLDGMLKQARANDKKLILLWFGAWKNSMSTYVPPWVKRDAQRFPRSLARNGVAQEVLTPFSPKTLAADTAAYRALLAHLKQVDTERTVVMVQVENEIGMLPDVRDYSPLANAAIAGQVPKALTDYLGANRARLHPSVQALWAANGNRASGTWAEVFGTSIAAEEVFQAWGYATFVETMTAAGKAAYPLPMYVNAALNRPGKKPGEYPSAGPLPHLFDIWKAGAPSIDVLAIDTYFPNFTEWAPQFKRADNPLFVPEADNAGRHDAAAKAFYAIGEFDAFGFSPFGVEDSEPTDPLPKAYRLLRQLTPLINQVQGSGNMRGFKAKVSYDGVVDASPQQVTMGGFNLQVSFSNPWAKTDSKDLEGCGGLIIKLSDDEFLLAGKGLTVKFTDATGAGDLVGLEKVTEGTYENGKWKDGRWLNGDEIHQGRQIMLVTGDFTMQKVKLYRYR; the protein is encoded by the coding sequence ATGCGAGCACCGACACGACGCGCCGCGCTAACCTGCGCCTTCGCGCTGTTTCTGCTGGAGGGTGGCGCCGCGCTGGCGGCCAATTCCGTCCCTTACCTGCGCAAGCAAGGCACTGCCACGCAATTGATGGTCAACGACCAGCCCTTCCTCGTCCTCGCCGGCGAACTGCATAATTCCTCGGCATCGCACCTGCCGTACCTGAACAAACTCTGGCCGGCGCTCAAGGGCGCGGAGCTGAACACCGTGCTGGCGCCGGTGCAGTGGGACCAGATCGAACCGGTTGAAGGCCGCTTCGATTTCACCGTCCTCGATGGCATGCTCAAACAGGCGCGCGCGAACGACAAGAAGCTGATCCTGCTGTGGTTCGGCGCCTGGAAGAATTCGATGTCGACCTACGTGCCGCCGTGGGTCAAGCGCGACGCCCAGCGTTTCCCGCGCTCGCTTGCCCGCAACGGCGTAGCGCAGGAAGTGCTCACGCCTTTCAGCCCCAAGACGCTGGCCGCCGACACCGCCGCCTACCGCGCGCTGCTGGCGCACCTGAAACAGGTCGACACCGAGCGCACCGTCGTCATGGTGCAGGTGGAGAACGAGATCGGCATGCTGCCGGACGTGCGCGATTACAGCCCGCTGGCCAACGCCGCCATCGCCGGCCAGGTGCCCAAGGCCTTGACCGATTACCTGGGCGCAAATCGCGCCAGGCTGCATCCGTCGGTGCAGGCGCTGTGGGCCGCCAACGGAAATCGCGCCAGCGGCACCTGGGCCGAGGTGTTCGGCACGTCGATCGCCGCCGAGGAGGTTTTCCAGGCCTGGGGCTACGCCACCTTTGTGGAAACCATGACGGCCGCCGGCAAGGCCGCCTATCCGCTGCCGATGTACGTCAACGCGGCGCTGAACCGGCCCGGCAAAAAGCCTGGCGAGTATCCGAGCGCCGGTCCGCTGCCGCACCTGTTCGATATCTGGAAGGCAGGCGCGCCGTCCATCGACGTGCTGGCAATCGACACCTACTTCCCCAACTTCACCGAATGGGCGCCGCAGTTCAAGCGGGCGGACAATCCGCTGTTTGTGCCGGAGGCCGACAACGCCGGCCGGCATGACGCGGCGGCCAAGGCTTTCTACGCGATCGGCGAGTTCGACGCGTTCGGCTTCTCGCCGTTCGGCGTCGAGGACAGCGAGCCTACCGACCCGCTGCCGAAGGCGTATCGCCTGCTGCGTCAGTTGACGCCTTTGATCAACCAGGTGCAAGGCAGCGGCAATATGCGCGGCTTCAAGGCCAAGGTGTCGTATGACGGCGTGGTGGATGCTTCGCCGCAGCAGGTGACGATGGGCGGCTTTAACTTGCAGGTCAGCTTCAGCAACCCTTGGGCCAAGACGGACAGCAAGGATCTGGAGGGTTGCGGCGGTTTGATCATCAAACTGTCGGACGACGAGTTCCTGCTGGCGGGTAAAGGGCTGACGGTGAAGTTCACCGACGCCACCGGCGCGGGGGATTTGGTGGGCCTTGAAAAGGTGACCGAAGGGACCTACGAGAACGGCAAATGGAAAGATGGTCGCTGGCTCAATGGCGACGAAATCCACCAGGGCCGGCAGATCATGCTGGTGACGGGGGACTTCACGATGCAGAAGGTGAAATTGTACCGCTACCGGTAA
- a CDS encoding thiamine pyrophosphate-binding protein encodes MAKTVAEVVIETLQQAGAKHCWGIPGDSLNYITDAIRRSEIEWVHVRHEEAGGFAAGAEAIVANRLTLCAGSCGPGSLHFINGLFEAHRNRSPVVLIASQITRDELGTDFPQEVDYKPIYDHCSVFRQEIRTPAHAKRITAMAAQAAMTKGGVAVIILPVDLSKESAVDEPHFSVHLPQPQTRPSDTEMNRIAEIINDGKKVAIYAGSGCEGAHGPLMALAERIKAPIAHTSRAKDFVEYNNPYNVGMTGIFGIDSGYHAVTECDTLLLLGCDFAWRQYYPAHARIIQIDIDPTHLGRRHPVEVGAVGDIATTLAALLPRVQIRGDREFLDQCVERHQKAVEHLNERATPGDGSTIRPQYLTAMIDKHADDDAIFTADGGSPMVWVLRHTRATGKRRTLVSLTHGTMANAMPQALGAKKAFPQRQVISLSGDGGLTMMMGDLITAVQENIAIKVAVYNNGSLGFVELEQKVEGLLDAYTELKNPNFAAVAEAIGIYGRRVESAAELEAEVQAWLAHPGPALLDVTTDRFELVMPPNIQASQVLGTALYSVKAVLSGRGGDVVDMIKDNFVK; translated from the coding sequence ATGGCCAAAACAGTCGCCGAAGTCGTTATCGAAACTCTGCAGCAAGCCGGGGCCAAACATTGCTGGGGCATTCCCGGCGATTCGCTGAACTACATCACCGACGCCATCCGTCGCAGCGAGATCGAGTGGGTTCATGTGCGTCATGAGGAGGCCGGCGGTTTCGCCGCCGGCGCCGAGGCCATCGTCGCCAACCGCCTGACCTTGTGCGCCGGCTCCTGCGGCCCGGGCAGCCTGCACTTCATCAATGGCTTGTTCGAAGCGCACCGCAACCGCTCGCCGGTGGTGCTGATCGCCAGCCAGATCACCCGCGACGAATTGGGCACCGACTTCCCGCAGGAGGTCGACTACAAGCCGATCTACGACCATTGCAGCGTGTTTCGCCAGGAGATCCGCACGCCGGCCCACGCCAAGCGTATCACCGCCATGGCGGCGCAGGCGGCGATGACCAAGGGCGGCGTGGCGGTGATCATACTCCCGGTCGACCTGTCCAAGGAATCGGCGGTCGACGAGCCGCATTTCTCCGTCCACCTGCCGCAGCCGCAAACCCGCCCATCGGACACGGAAATGAACCGCATCGCCGAAATCATCAACGACGGCAAGAAGGTCGCGATCTACGCCGGTTCCGGTTGCGAAGGCGCGCACGGTCCGCTGATGGCGCTGGCCGAGCGTATCAAGGCGCCGATCGCCCACACCTCGCGCGCCAAGGATTTTGTCGAGTACAACAACCCGTACAACGTCGGCATGACCGGCATCTTCGGCATCGACTCCGGCTACCACGCGGTGACGGAGTGCGATACCCTGCTCCTGCTCGGATGCGACTTCGCCTGGCGCCAGTACTACCCGGCGCACGCGCGCATCATCCAGATCGACATCGATCCGACGCACCTGGGAAGGCGCCACCCGGTCGAAGTGGGCGCCGTCGGCGACATCGCCACCACTTTGGCCGCGCTGCTGCCGCGCGTGCAGATACGCGGCGACCGCGAGTTCCTCGACCAGTGCGTCGAGCGCCACCAAAAAGCCGTCGAGCATCTGAACGAGCGCGCCACGCCGGGCGACGGCAGCACGATCCGCCCGCAATACCTGACCGCGATGATCGACAAGCACGCCGACGACGACGCCATCTTCACCGCCGACGGCGGCTCGCCGATGGTATGGGTGCTGCGCCATACCCGCGCCACCGGCAAACGCCGCACGCTGGTCAGCCTGACCCACGGCACCATGGCCAACGCCATGCCGCAGGCGCTGGGCGCGAAAAAGGCCTTCCCGCAGCGCCAGGTGATCTCGTTGTCCGGCGACGGCGGCCTGACGATGATGATGGGGGACTTGATCACGGCGGTACAGGAGAATATCGCCATCAAGGTTGCCGTCTACAACAACGGCTCGCTGGGCTTCGTCGAACTGGAACAAAAGGTGGAAGGCCTGCTCGACGCCTACACCGAACTGAAAAACCCGAACTTCGCCGCCGTGGCGGAGGCGATCGGCATCTACGGCCGCCGCGTCGAATCGGCGGCGGAGCTGGAAGCCGAAGTCCAGGCATGGCTGGCGCACCCGGGTCCGGCGCTGCTTGACGTCACCACCGACCGCTTCGAACTGGTGATGCCGCCGAATATACAGGCGTCCCAGGTGCTGGGCACCGCGCTGTACTCGGTCAAGGCCGTGCTGAGCGGACGCGGTGGCGATGTCGTCGACATGATCAAGGACAATTTCGTCAAATAG
- a CDS encoding excinuclease ABC subunit UvrA translates to MAKHRPSSPGEQTRSAIETADSGYVRVRGAREHNLQNVDVDIPRNALVVFTGVSGSGKSSLAFGTLYAEAQRRYLESVSPYARRLFHQMAVPEVDAIDGLPPAVALQQQRGAPTTRSSVGSVSTLSNSLRMLYSRAGDYPPGQELLYAESFSPNTPQGACPQCHGLGRVYEATERSMVPDDSLTIRERAVAAWPTAWHGQNLRDILVTLGYDVDTPWRELPKKQRDWILFTDEQPTVPVYAGLTPAEARRAHKRKETPSYQGTFTGARKYVLQTFAGTESAIMKKRVSQYLVGMDCPTCEGKRLRRESLSVTFRGHDITEIGRLPLQRLAQLLAPYAEGKPPAAKTKAKAKDAERHPEKAIVTQRIAQDLVARLAVLLDLGLGYLSLERGTPTLSPGELQRLRLATQVRSSLFGVVYVLDEPSAGLHPVDTEALLRALDRLKAAGNSLFVVEHALDVIRHADWIVDVGPKAGQQGGRILYSGAPDGLADVAESRTARHLFERVERSPRAVRAPADWLRLRGVERNNLHGVDADFPLGVLTSVSGVSGSGKSSLVSQALVQLVLAQLGQSVAASDADTDLAEAALDDTGGGDVRGRVIEGMHGVRRLVQVDQRPIGRTPRSNLATYTGLFDHVRKLFAATKAARARHYDAGRFSFNVAKGRCPNCAGEGFVMVELLFLPSVYAPCPECEGARYNPDTLAVRYRDRNIAEVLRMTVDAAWEFFAEEAPLRHALDVLRAVGLGYLRLGQPATELSGGEAQRIKLATELQRASRGDTLYVLDEPTTGLHPSDIELLMTQLHGLVDAGNTVVVVEHNMQVLADSDWVIDVGPGAGEEGGAIVAAGPPEALAKDKHSRTAPYLARALKASAVRR, encoded by the coding sequence ATGGCCAAGCACCGCCCTTCAAGTCCCGGCGAACAGACCCGATCCGCCATCGAGACCGCAGACTCGGGCTATGTCCGCGTGCGCGGCGCGCGCGAGCACAATCTTCAAAACGTCGATGTCGACATCCCGCGCAACGCGCTGGTGGTGTTCACCGGCGTATCGGGTTCCGGCAAATCGTCGCTGGCTTTCGGCACCCTGTATGCGGAGGCGCAGCGGCGCTACCTGGAGTCGGTGTCGCCCTATGCCCGGCGCCTGTTCCATCAGATGGCGGTGCCGGAGGTCGACGCCATCGATGGTCTGCCGCCTGCCGTGGCGTTGCAGCAGCAGCGCGGCGCGCCGACGACCCGTTCATCGGTCGGCAGTGTCAGTACTTTATCGAATTCGCTGCGCATGCTGTACTCGCGCGCGGGCGACTATCCGCCCGGCCAGGAATTGCTGTATGCGGAATCGTTCTCGCCCAATACGCCGCAGGGCGCGTGTCCGCAGTGTCATGGACTGGGCAGGGTGTACGAGGCGACCGAGCGTTCGATGGTGCCGGACGACAGCCTGACGATACGCGAACGCGCCGTGGCGGCGTGGCCCACCGCCTGGCACGGACAGAATCTGCGCGATATCCTGGTGACGCTCGGCTACGACGTCGATACGCCATGGCGCGAGCTGCCCAAGAAACAGCGAGACTGGATTCTGTTCACCGACGAACAGCCCACCGTGCCGGTTTACGCCGGCCTGACGCCGGCCGAGGCGCGGCGCGCGCACAAGCGCAAGGAGACGCCGAGCTACCAGGGCACTTTCACCGGTGCGCGCAAATATGTGCTGCAAACGTTCGCCGGCACCGAAAGCGCGATCATGAAGAAACGCGTGTCCCAGTACCTGGTCGGTATGGATTGCCCGACCTGCGAGGGCAAGCGGTTGCGGCGGGAATCGCTGTCGGTGACGTTCCGCGGTCACGATATCACCGAGATCGGGCGCCTGCCTTTACAGCGGCTGGCGCAGTTGCTGGCGCCTTACGCGGAGGGGAAACCGCCGGCCGCCAAGACCAAGGCCAAGGCGAAGGACGCCGAACGCCATCCGGAGAAAGCGATCGTCACGCAGCGCATCGCCCAGGATCTGGTGGCGCGGCTCGCCGTGCTGCTGGACCTTGGATTGGGGTATCTGAGCCTCGAACGCGGCACGCCGACGTTGTCGCCCGGCGAACTGCAACGGCTTCGGTTGGCGACGCAGGTCCGTTCCAGCTTGTTCGGCGTGGTCTATGTGCTGGACGAACCGTCGGCCGGCCTGCATCCCGTCGATACCGAGGCGCTGTTGCGGGCATTGGACCGCCTCAAGGCGGCGGGAAACTCGCTGTTCGTCGTCGAGCATGCGCTGGATGTGATCCGGCACGCCGACTGGATCGTCGACGTCGGGCCGAAGGCCGGTCAGCAAGGTGGCCGCATACTGTATAGCGGCGCGCCGGATGGACTTGCCGACGTGGCCGAGTCGCGCACCGCGCGCCATCTGTTCGAGCGTGTCGAGCGTTCGCCGCGCGCGGTGCGCGCGCCGGCGGACTGGTTACGTTTGCGCGGTGTCGAGCGCAATAACCTGCATGGCGTGGACGCTGATTTTCCGCTGGGCGTGTTGACCAGCGTGAGCGGCGTTTCCGGCTCCGGAAAGTCCAGCCTCGTGAGTCAGGCGCTGGTTCAGCTGGTGCTGGCGCAGTTGGGACAAAGCGTGGCGGCCAGCGACGCCGACACCGATTTGGCCGAGGCGGCGCTGGACGATACGGGCGGCGGCGATGTGCGCGGCCGCGTCATAGAAGGCATGCACGGCGTGCGGCGCCTGGTGCAGGTCGACCAGCGGCCTATCGGAAGAACACCGCGTTCCAATCTGGCGACTTATACCGGTTTGTTCGATCATGTGCGCAAGCTGTTTGCGGCCACCAAGGCGGCACGCGCGCGGCATTACGACGCGGGGCGGTTCTCGTTCAATGTCGCCAAGGGCCGCTGCCCGAATTGCGCGGGCGAGGGGTTTGTCATGGTCGAATTGCTGTTCCTGCCGAGCGTGTATGCGCCTTGTCCGGAATGCGAGGGCGCGCGCTACAACCCGGATACGCTGGCGGTGCGCTACCGCGACCGCAATATCGCCGAGGTGTTGCGGATGACGGTGGACGCGGCGTGGGAGTTCTTCGCCGAAGAGGCGCCGCTGCGGCATGCGCTGGATGTGCTGCGCGCGGTGGGACTGGGCTATCTGCGGCTGGGCCAGCCGGCGACGGAGTTGTCCGGCGGCGAGGCGCAGCGCATCAAGCTGGCGACCGAGTTGCAGCGCGCCAGCCGCGGCGACACCTTGTACGTGCTGGACGAGCCGACGACGGGTTTGCATCCGTCGGACATCGAGTTGCTGATGACGCAGCTGCACGGGCTGGTGGACGCCGGCAACACCGTGGTGGTCGTCGAGCACAATATGCAGGTGTTGGCCGACAGCGATTGGGTGATCGACGTCGGCCCGGGCGCGGGCGAGGAGGGCGGTGCGATCGTTGCTGCAGGCCCGCCTGAGGCGTTGGCGAAGGACAAGCACAGCCGCACGGCGCCGTACCTGGCCCGTGCGCTTAAGGCATCCGCGGTTCGACGCTAA
- a CDS encoding HAF repeat-containing protein: protein MTYLSNKMRPLWPLTMLMLLAGAAQAQTRYEITPVRGPAANIYATALNNRAQIAGNMPVGGSTQAVLYDRGNVTLLGTLGGDSSYSADLNERGQVVGASYNSAGESRAFLYSDGTMRDIGTLGGCCADAQGINNAGQIAGGSATSSDSWHAYRYTRGVMMDLGTLGGIFSVGNDINARGDVVGNSMTAEGDIHAFLHNGSAMRDLGTLGGPYSFASANNERGHVVGFAQRADNFYHAFLYANGMMQDLGTLGGTFSVAQGINAHDQIVGESLLAAPGAPTHGFIYSGGVMRDLNSLIDPASGWSVEHASDINDRGQILGYGCRAGDCATLLLTPTSRAMD from the coding sequence ATGACTTACTTGTCCAACAAAATGCGGCCGCTGTGGCCGCTAACGATGCTGATGTTGCTGGCGGGGGCCGCGCAGGCCCAGACCCGCTATGAGATCACCCCGGTGCGTGGGCCGGCGGCGAACATCTATGCGACTGCCCTCAACAATCGAGCCCAGATCGCCGGCAACATGCCCGTCGGTGGGTCCACACAGGCGGTATTGTACGATCGGGGCAATGTCACCCTACTGGGCACGCTGGGCGGCGACTCCAGCTATTCCGCCGACCTGAACGAACGAGGCCAGGTCGTAGGGGCCTCGTACAACAGCGCAGGGGAGTCGCGCGCATTTCTCTATTCGGACGGCACCATGCGCGACATCGGTACGCTGGGGGGCTGCTGTGCCGACGCGCAAGGAATCAACAACGCCGGGCAAATCGCCGGTGGCTCGGCCACCAGCAGCGACTCGTGGCACGCCTATCGTTACACGCGCGGCGTCATGATGGACCTGGGAACCCTTGGCGGCATCTTCAGTGTCGGAAACGATATCAACGCGCGTGGCGATGTCGTTGGCAACTCAATGACCGCCGAAGGCGACATACACGCCTTCCTCCATAACGGGAGCGCCATGCGGGACCTCGGCACACTGGGCGGCCCCTACAGCTTTGCGTCCGCCAACAACGAGCGCGGCCACGTCGTCGGATTCGCCCAGAGAGCCGATAACTTCTACCATGCATTCCTTTACGCCAATGGCATGATGCAGGATCTTGGCACGCTTGGCGGCACGTTCAGCGTCGCCCAAGGCATTAACGCCCACGACCAGATCGTGGGCGAGTCGCTACTCGCCGCCCCCGGCGCCCCGACCCATGGCTTCATCTACAGCGGCGGCGTCATGCGGGACCTCAATTCCCTGATCGATCCGGCATCGGGTTGGTCGGTCGAACATGCGTCGGACATCAACGACCGGGGGCAGATACTCGGTTACGGCTGCAGGGCCGGAGACTGCGCGACCTTGCTGCTGACGCCGACATCACGGGCGATGGATTAG